In one Hoplias malabaricus isolate fHopMal1 chromosome X1, fHopMal1.hap1, whole genome shotgun sequence genomic region, the following are encoded:
- the LOC136675846 gene encoding prostaglandin reductase-3-like produces the protein MSRLLQRLLAGPSAYKKVTRIHSVPSRSIIDHSYSTHFMDFKRSSIPSNMKKLVATKLSPNFKEAVSLQTSPVPTPGDSDLLIRNRYVGINASDINYSAGRYDPSVTPPFDVGFEAVGEVVGLGLSASSRFTVGDTVAYMKAGAFAEFTVIPAKIAVPVPSARPEILSLLVSGATAHIALRRLGELKKGDTVLVTAAAGGTGQFAVQFAKMAGCHVVGTCSSDEKAGFLKTIGCDRPINYKTEDLAATLRREYPQGVDVVYESVGGSVFDIALNNLASRGRLIVIGFISGYQSASGLQPVRGTTIPAKLLQKSASVRGFFLPHFLSDYGESLQVMLELLNTGKLVCEVDNGERDEVGHFVGLESIFRAVEFMYAGKNLGKLVVELEPKNSSKL, from the exons ATGTCCCGGTTGCTGCAGCGGCTCTTGGCCGGACCTAGTGCTTACAAAAAGGTCACCCGGATTCACTCTGTACCGAGCCGCTCTATTATCGACCATTCCTACTCCACACACTTCATGGATTTCAAACGCTCTTCCATTCCTAGCAACATGAAGAAGCTTGTCGCAACGAAACTGAGCCCAAACTTTAAGGAGGCCGTTTCTCTCCAAACGTCTCCTGTTCCCACCCCGGGCGACAGCGATTTGCTGATCCGAAATCG GTATGTCGGCATAAATGCATCGGATATAAACTACTCAGCCGGACGTTACGACCCCTCAGTGACTCCTCCGTTTGATGTTGGTTTTGAGGCTGTGGGCGAGGTGGTGGGTCTGGGTCTGAGTGCAAGCTCCAGGTTCACTGTTGGAGACACAGTTGCATATATGAAAGCTGGAGCTTTTGCCGAGTTTACAGTAATTCCCGCTAAGATTGCTGTCCCTGTCCCTTCAGCAAGACCCGAGATCTTATCGCTGCTGGTTAGCGGTGCCACGGCACATATTGCTTTGAGGCGCCTAGGGGAACTGAAAAAGGGGGATACGGTGTTGGTGactgcagcagctggaggaaCTGGACAGTTTGCTGTTCAGTTTGCGAAAATGGCTGGGTGCCATGTGGTGGGAACATGTTCGTCTGATGAGAAGGCAGGATTCTTGAAGACTATTGGTTGTGATCGACCAATCAACTATAAGACGGAAGATTTAGCCGCTACTTTACGTAGAGAATACCCTCAAGGTGTGGATGTGGTGTACGAGTCGGTAGGGGGCAGTGTTTTTGACATTGCATTAAACAACCTGGCCTCTAGAGGCAGACTCATAGTTATTGGCTTTATCTCTGGCTATCAAAGCGCCTCTGGCCTCCAGCCAGTGAGGGGCACAACTATCCCTGCTAAACTGCTCCAGAAATCAGCTAGTGTTCGAGGATTTTTCTTGCCTCACTTCCTTTCAGACTATGGCGAGTCTTTACAGGTAATGCTGGAGCTTCTGAACACGGGAAAGTTGGTGTGTGAGGTGGACAATGGCGAGAGAGACGAAGTTGGACACTTTGTTGGTCTGGAGTCCATCTTTAGAGCTGTGGAGTTTATGTATGCTGGGAAAAACTTGGGGAAATTGGTGGTGGAGCTGGAGCCAAAAAATTCCAGCAAActgtaa